A single genomic interval of uncultured Desulfobulbus sp. harbors:
- a CDS encoding CPBP family intramembrane glutamic endopeptidase has translation MSTSEQTVLGLPQRTVMLWAEFVVLYFLVPLFYAFHRHSSPMLFLVLLGLAGVTFLYKNESFRNEFFLNKKGWIRDLPRILRLFAGTALILLLFTALVYPQSLFACPRNHFSIWLWLMVVYPLLAVYPQELIYRAFLFHRYGEVVRRKRYLIHLSAIAFAFGHIIYFHPLSIVLTFFGGYLFSWTYFRTRSLLAVSFEHALYGCLLYTIGLGRFFYTGFDTLVS, from the coding sequence ATGTCCACCTCTGAACAGACAGTTTTAGGGCTCCCCCAGCGTACTGTCATGCTTTGGGCCGAATTTGTCGTCCTGTATTTTCTCGTGCCCCTGTTTTACGCCTTTCACCGCCACTCCTCGCCGATGTTGTTTCTTGTCCTGCTCGGTCTGGCCGGGGTAACCTTTCTCTATAAAAACGAAAGTTTTCGCAATGAATTTTTTCTCAATAAAAAAGGATGGATTCGTGATTTGCCGCGAATATTGCGCCTCTTTGCCGGCACGGCCCTGATTCTGCTTCTCTTCACCGCCCTGGTCTACCCCCAGTCTCTTTTTGCCTGTCCCCGCAATCATTTTTCCATCTGGCTGTGGCTGATGGTTGTCTATCCACTGTTGGCGGTGTATCCGCAGGAGTTGATTTACCGCGCCTTTCTCTTTCATCGTTACGGTGAGGTGGTACGGAGAAAACGGTACCTGATCCATCTGAGCGCCATTGCCTTTGCCTTTGGCCATATCATCTATTTCCACCCTCTGTCGATTGTGCTGACTTTTTTCGGCGGGTATCTCTTTTCGTGGACCTATTTCAGAACACGTTCTCTGCTGGCGGTTTCCTTCGAGCACGCACTCTATGGCTGTTTGCTCTATACCATTGGTTTGGGGCGGTTTTTTTACACCGGTTTTGATACCTTGGTGAGTTGA
- a CDS encoding mechanosensitive ion channel domain-containing protein: protein MITSLESFFPLLLVLIGMGFLLKGVHWLLIGRFPEMGDERKFPRQLIVMGLSLFGVVIAVLVLPVGESSRNQLIGLVGLIVSGVIAFSSTTIIANLMAGLLLRITKPFRVGDFIRIGEYFGRVSERGLLDTEIQTATRELISLPNSYCIGHPVATILGSGTIISASLSLGYDLDHKRIEQLLVEAAQSCDLQEPFVHILQLGDFSVTYRVSGFLQETRHLITAQSLLHGCVLDTLHSHGVVIVSPTFMNQRRLEREERILPPHATVGKTSLSETTAAEDIAFDKAEKAKRVEDEKQQLAKEIAELESVIKTETDQDHKSSNLSVLEQKRERLKALETHDKSSEVETP, encoded by the coding sequence ATGATCACATCGCTGGAGTCCTTTTTTCCGTTGCTGCTGGTACTCATCGGCATGGGATTTTTACTCAAGGGCGTGCATTGGCTGCTCATCGGGCGATTTCCCGAGATGGGGGATGAACGAAAATTTCCCCGCCAGCTGATAGTTATGGGACTGTCCCTGTTCGGGGTGGTTATTGCGGTGCTCGTCTTGCCGGTGGGCGAGAGTTCCCGCAATCAGCTCATCGGTCTGGTGGGGTTGATCGTTTCCGGTGTCATTGCCTTCTCCTCGACCACCATCATCGCCAACTTGATGGCAGGTTTGCTGCTGCGGATTACCAAACCGTTTCGCGTGGGTGATTTCATCCGCATTGGCGAATACTTCGGCCGGGTATCGGAGCGCGGTTTGCTCGATACCGAGATCCAGACGGCAACCCGGGAGCTCATCTCCCTGCCCAACAGCTACTGCATCGGCCATCCCGTGGCGACCATTCTCGGTTCCGGCACCATCATCTCCGCTTCCCTCTCTCTGGGCTATGATCTCGATCATAAACGGATTGAGCAGCTGCTGGTGGAGGCCGCCCAGTCCTGCGATCTGCAGGAGCCGTTTGTCCATATTCTCCAGTTGGGCGATTTTTCGGTCACCTACCGTGTTTCCGGTTTTCTTCAGGAGACCAGACACCTGATCACCGCTCAGTCCCTCCTCCATGGCTGCGTGCTCGATACCCTGCACAGCCACGGGGTGGTGATCGTTTCCCCAACCTTCATGAACCAGCGGCGGCTGGAGAGGGAAGAACGAATTCTGCCACCGCACGCCACGGTTGGAAAAACCTCTCTCAGTGAGACCACCGCCGCGGAGGACATCGCTTTTGACAAGGCGGAAAAGGCGAAGAGGGTGGAGGACGAGAAGCAGCAGCTCGCCAAGGAGATTGCCGAGCTGGAGTCGGTCATCAAGACCGAGACCGACCAAGACCACAAAAGTAGCAACCTCTCTGTGCTTGAGCAGAAGCGGGAGCGGCTGAAAGCTCTTGAAACCCATGATAAAAGCAGTGAGGTTGAGACGCCATGA
- a CDS encoding GNAT family N-acetyltransferase: MSRVRFHRPVTAQDFSVVCSFAQNEEELFYLFPTATYPLTTDQLARTVAQRSAPTVVEDGGRVVAFADLFRVKYSGYTNIGNVMVAPHARGCGVGSYLIEQMIALAQATFGTHKVRISCFSRNTAGLLLYSKLGFVPYALEERTDWQGERVALLHLRKSLRTR; encoded by the coding sequence ATGAGTCGGGTGAGGTTCCATCGTCCGGTCACGGCGCAGGATTTTTCCGTGGTCTGCAGTTTTGCCCAGAATGAGGAGGAACTGTTCTACCTTTTTCCCACGGCAACCTATCCCCTGACAACGGATCAGCTGGCCCGGACCGTTGCCCAGCGTTCCGCCCCCACCGTGGTCGAGGATGGAGGCCGGGTGGTTGCCTTTGCCGATTTGTTCCGGGTCAAATACAGCGGTTATACCAACATCGGTAACGTCATGGTTGCGCCACACGCCCGGGGCTGCGGGGTCGGCAGCTATCTCATCGAACAGATGATCGCTCTTGCTCAGGCGACCTTCGGCACACACAAGGTGCGCATTTCCTGTTTTAGCCGCAATACTGCCGGGCTCCTGCTGTACAGCAAGCTCGGATTCGTGCCCTATGCCCTGGAGGAACGGACGGATTGGCAGGGGGAGCGGGTAGCGCTGCTTCACCTGCGAAAGAGCTTGAGAACGAGGTAG
- a CDS encoding DUF364 domain-containing protein: METAMQQRIIALLEPVAQTVRVEDVRIGLGYTCVRLENGQAGLAWTAQTRTGSCSQEAKAGTLAGREAHELLALLSGFGQSLSKTIGLATANALAAGLERPQYVSTEIVDLIDVQPEEHVAMVGFFGPVVPRLKKIGCRLDILELVPEKAGTLTPEEGREPLEACDVAIITGTSLVTGTMDGLLAGLGNPRAVVVLGPSTFMRPEVFAGTKVTHLAGSWVRDAGAVAQIVSEGGGTKILKHHLEFATICL, translated from the coding sequence ATGGAAACAGCAATGCAACAGAGGATCATCGCCCTGCTTGAGCCGGTTGCTCAGACGGTTCGGGTGGAGGATGTGCGCATAGGTTTGGGATATACCTGCGTTCGTTTGGAAAATGGGCAGGCGGGCCTTGCCTGGACCGCACAGACCCGCACCGGCAGTTGCAGTCAAGAGGCGAAGGCCGGTACCCTGGCCGGGCGCGAGGCCCATGAGCTGCTGGCGCTGCTCAGCGGCTTTGGCCAGTCGCTCTCCAAGACCATCGGACTGGCCACGGCCAACGCCCTTGCCGCAGGACTGGAGCGGCCGCAATACGTCTCCACCGAGATTGTCGATTTGATCGATGTCCAGCCGGAGGAACATGTGGCAATGGTCGGCTTCTTCGGCCCGGTGGTGCCGCGGCTGAAAAAGATCGGATGCCGTCTGGATATTCTCGAACTTGTCCCGGAAAAGGCAGGCACCCTGACCCCTGAAGAGGGGCGGGAACCCCTGGAAGCCTGCGACGTGGCCATTATCACCGGCACATCGCTGGTCACCGGAACCATGGATGGCTTGCTTGCCGGACTGGGCAATCCCCGGGCGGTGGTGGTTCTGGGGCCCTCCACCTTCATGCGGCCGGAGGTCTTCGCCGGCACCAAGGTAACGCATCTTGCCGGCAGTTGGGTCCGTGATGCGGGCGCAGTGGCGCAAATCGTCTCCGAAGGGGGAGGAACCAAAATTCTCAAACACCACCTGGAGTTTGCCACGATCTGCCTCTAA
- a CDS encoding class III extradiol ring-cleavage dioxygenase, producing the protein MAGSLQTSQAQILYIPHGGGPLPILGESSHRQLVAFLGTISGQLRRPRAIVLISAHWEAQHPTLTAASRPELFYDYYGFPEESYRITYPAPGNPALAGKINDLLKSAGLQPVLDSERGFDHGLFIPLKLMYPAADIPCVQLSLLSGLSARAHLDLGKALSPLKDEPLLIIGSGFSFHNMRAFFSGSEDGRDSQAETFNRWLIETCSLETLSNEEREHRLEQWQEAPHARYCHPREEHLLPLHVCYGMAGTRAKVVFNDQVIGKQACGLLWG; encoded by the coding sequence ATGGCCGGTTCTTTACAAACATCCCAGGCACAAATACTCTACATCCCCCACGGTGGCGGCCCTCTGCCGATCCTGGGTGAGTCTTCGCACCGTCAACTGGTCGCCTTCCTCGGCACCATCTCCGGGCAACTGCGCAGGCCCCGGGCAATCGTCCTGATCAGTGCCCATTGGGAGGCACAGCACCCCACCCTCACCGCTGCCTCCCGACCTGAGCTGTTCTACGATTACTACGGCTTTCCGGAGGAGTCCTACCGGATCACCTATCCTGCTCCCGGCAATCCTGCGCTGGCGGGAAAAATCAACGACCTGCTGAAGAGCGCCGGATTGCAGCCGGTACTGGACAGCGAACGGGGCTTTGATCACGGTCTTTTCATCCCCTTGAAGCTGATGTACCCCGCGGCGGACATCCCCTGCGTCCAGCTCTCGTTGCTCTCCGGCCTCTCCGCCAGGGCTCATCTTGATCTGGGCAAAGCACTGAGCCCTTTAAAGGATGAACCGCTGCTCATTATCGGCTCCGGCTTTTCCTTCCACAATATGCGCGCGTTTTTCTCGGGCTCGGAAGACGGCCGTGACTCCCAGGCCGAAACATTCAACCGCTGGCTGATCGAAACCTGCAGCTTGGAAACGCTCAGCAACGAAGAGAGGGAACATAGGTTGGAACAATGGCAGGAGGCGCCGCATGCCCGTTACTGTCATCCGCGCGAGGAACACCTCCTGCCGCTGCACGTCTGTTACGGCATGGCTGGGACCAGGGCCAAGGTGGTGTTCAACGATCAGGTGATCGGGAAACAGGCCTGCGGGCTGTTATGGGGGTAA
- a CDS encoding ABC transporter substrate-binding protein encodes MPLKIVSFVLLMTLGTGQLLCVSPVAAANRLATILTRGSVRVCIWPDYYGISFRNPKTNQLSGIDVEMARELAHDLNPSLQVEFVDSSFARLIGDLTQNRCDIAMFAIGVTQPRQEKLRFTRPHLQSDVYAITTRSNRRVHQWQDIDQPGMVVAVAKGTLHEPLMRKKLHHAKLAVLDTPFAREQEVESGRADLFITDYPYSQRMLANSDWARLIAPPTAYHVTPYAYAMAPGDEQWRARVDQFVASTQKDGRLLAISKRYHLEAMARLN; translated from the coding sequence ATGCCCCTGAAGATTGTATCTTTTGTCCTGCTGATGACCCTGGGGACGGGCCAGCTGTTGTGCGTGTCTCCCGTAGCGGCTGCAAACAGGTTGGCGACCATTCTTACGCGGGGCAGCGTCCGGGTCTGTATCTGGCCCGATTATTACGGCATCAGTTTCCGCAATCCCAAAACCAATCAACTCTCCGGAATCGATGTGGAGATGGCCAGGGAACTGGCCCATGACCTCAATCCTTCGCTGCAGGTCGAGTTCGTTGACAGCTCCTTTGCCCGGTTGATCGGCGATCTCACCCAAAACCGGTGCGACATCGCCATGTTCGCTATCGGCGTCACCCAGCCTCGGCAGGAAAAACTTCGTTTCACCCGGCCCCATCTGCAGAGCGATGTCTATGCGATCACCACCCGCAGTAATCGACGGGTGCACCAATGGCAAGATATCGACCAGCCCGGCATGGTGGTGGCCGTGGCCAAAGGCACCCTGCACGAGCCGCTGATGCGCAAAAAACTGCACCATGCCAAGCTGGCGGTGCTGGACACGCCTTTTGCCCGGGAGCAGGAGGTCGAATCGGGGCGGGCCGACCTCTTTATCACCGACTACCCCTACAGTCAGCGGATGCTGGCCAACTCCGACTGGGCGCGGTTGATCGCCCCGCCGACAGCCTACCATGTCACCCCCTATGCCTATGCCATGGCTCCAGGAGATGAGCAATGGCGTGCCCGTGTTGACCAGTTCGTGGCGAGCACCCAAAAAGACGGCCGACTGCTCGCCATCAGCAAGCGTTATCACCTCGAAGCCATGGCCCGGCTCAATTAG